From Desulfuromonas soudanensis, the proteins below share one genomic window:
- a CDS encoding glycosyltransferase family 4 protein, producing the protein MRIVQIIPELNEGGVERGVVELSRELVVRGHQSLVISAGGRLAGTIEADGGRHVPLDVASKNPLTAFKRIRALRQVLKELRPDLIHARSRVPAWLAVLANRSLKIPFVTTVHGFNSVSPYSRVMTYGDRVICVSSAIKEYVQKHYAVPDDRLVIIPRGVDLQAFDPDNLDRAFMEAFSREQGLEGRLVVSAVGRVTQLKDYETFIRAIGLIRDRQPAVLGLIVGGVREDKRDYFAGLQTLVTELDLADHLRFTGSRTEVAEIYALSRVVVSSSKKPESFGRSAAEALALGVPVVATGHGGILDIVLEAKTGFLFNTGDAPGLADKILATLDRSWPGLRDFVATHFSLGQMVDKTLVVYRETAGRLSSEGREKR; encoded by the coding sequence ATGCGCATAGTCCAGATTATCCCCGAACTCAATGAAGGGGGGGTCGAGCGCGGCGTGGTCGAACTCAGCCGCGAACTGGTCGTCCGCGGCCACCAGAGCCTCGTTATCAGCGCCGGCGGACGGCTCGCCGGGACCATCGAGGCCGACGGCGGCCGTCATGTGCCTCTCGACGTCGCCTCGAAGAACCCCCTGACGGCCTTCAAGCGGATCCGGGCCCTGCGCCAGGTTTTAAAAGAGCTTCGCCCCGACCTGATCCATGCCCGCAGCCGCGTTCCGGCCTGGCTTGCGGTTCTGGCCAACCGCTCCCTGAAAATCCCCTTCGTCACCACGGTGCACGGCTTCAACAGCGTCAGTCCCTACAGCCGGGTGATGACCTATGGCGACCGGGTGATCTGCGTCAGCAGCGCCATCAAGGAATATGTTCAGAAACACTACGCCGTCCCCGACGACAGGCTGGTGATCATCCCCCGCGGGGTGGATCTTCAGGCCTTCGATCCGGACAACCTCGACCGCGCCTTCATGGAGGCATTCAGCCGCGAACAGGGTCTCGAGGGACGGCTCGTCGTTTCGGCGGTCGGACGGGTCACCCAGCTCAAGGATTACGAGACCTTCATCCGGGCCATCGGTCTGATCCGTGATCGTCAGCCGGCAGTTCTCGGTCTGATCGTCGGCGGGGTGCGCGAGGACAAGCGCGACTATTTCGCCGGCTTGCAGACGTTGGTGACGGAACTCGACCTAGCCGATCATCTCCGCTTTACCGGCAGCCGCACCGAAGTGGCGGAAATTTATGCTCTCAGCCGTGTCGTGGTCTCCAGCTCGAAAAAACCCGAGAGTTTCGGCCGCTCGGCCGCCGAGGCCCTGGCCCTGGGCGTTCCGGTGGTGGCAACGGGGCATGGGGGAATCCTCGATATCGTCCTGGAGGCAAAGACCGGTTTTCTCTTTAATACCGGAGATGCACCCGGGTTGGCGGATAAGATCCTGGCGACGCTGGACCGCTCCTGGCCCGGCCTGCGGGACTTCGTGGCCACCCATTTCAGTCTCGGGCAGATGGTCGACAAAACCCTGGTCGTCTATCGTGAGACGGCGGGGCGCTTGTCGTCCGAGGGAAGGGAGAAACGATGA
- a CDS encoding polysaccharide deacetylase family protein: MNWLLLPVLGVLWFSWRYAWWRPPISTRVPRILMYHMVAPHRPGARFNGLRVTPRRFEQQLAWLVRNGWTTLTLSELLKSEEAIPEKAVVLTFDDGFADNLHRALPLLEKYNCKATLYLVVDRQDREWSTAKKAHHEGGELKNEAKLSDEEVRQMLRSGRVELGSHTLTHPNFLNLGDEEKLVELTESKRLLEEKFGVSVESFAYPFGYYRAGDDKLVEQAGYSSAVTTESGLNDFSGCSRFLLKRIKISGKDNLLAFILRMRGGRRGWNK, from the coding sequence ATGAACTGGCTCCTTCTCCCGGTGCTCGGCGTACTCTGGTTCTCCTGGCGCTATGCCTGGTGGCGTCCACCTATCTCGACGCGGGTGCCGCGCATCCTGATGTACCATATGGTGGCGCCCCATCGGCCGGGAGCCCGTTTCAACGGCCTGCGGGTCACACCAAGGCGTTTCGAGCAGCAGCTCGCCTGGCTGGTGCGCAACGGCTGGACTACCCTGACACTTTCCGAACTCCTGAAGTCCGAAGAGGCTATCCCGGAGAAGGCCGTGGTCCTGACTTTCGATGACGGTTTTGCCGACAATCTTCACCGGGCGCTGCCGCTGCTGGAGAAATACAATTGCAAGGCGACGCTTTACCTGGTGGTCGATCGCCAGGACCGGGAGTGGTCGACGGCCAAGAAGGCGCATCACGAAGGCGGCGAGCTGAAAAACGAGGCGAAACTCTCCGATGAGGAGGTGCGGCAGATGCTCAGGAGCGGGCGGGTGGAACTCGGATCCCATACCCTGACCCATCCGAATTTTTTGAACCTCGGAGACGAGGAAAAGCTGGTCGAATTGACGGAGTCGAAACGTCTGCTCGAAGAAAAGTTCGGAGTGTCCGTGGAAAGTTTTGCCTATCCCTTCGGCTATTATCGTGCGGGGGACGACAAACTCGTTGAACAGGCGGGTTACAGCAGCGCGGTGACGACCGAATCCGGTCTGAACGATTTTTCCGGGTGCAGCCGGTTTCTCCTCAAACGGATCAAGATCAGCGGCAAGGACAACCTGCTGGCCTTCATCCTGCGCATGCGAGGGGGGCGGCGTGGCTGGAATAAATAG
- a CDS encoding ELM1/GtrOC1 family putative glycosyltransferase, protein MAGINRIRTLWLLSDGASGHLSQSRGIAEAIGRFCPVRTFEITLEVRRRFLKSLLRFLLPISANLARRLLKVVYRIELPVGRPDLIVSSGGNTLLANALLGEIFAVPNLYSGTLKKYPARCYSRIFSVTPQGSDNNVVLPLPPVPLQLTEKMPLAGPEAPWLVLIGGDGAGYHFTTADWELLADGMNRIARDLGVRWLLTTSRRTGGEVEKVLQTRISPDSLEEAVYFGQTPRPVVREFLGRCRGVLVTEDSLTMVAEAIYSGRPVVTLRPRQSQPEGNDALALDGYAGSNLITRHEISDLGELKQLPAAVFRQHPDVPELIWQSVRGLLGEGKDVSDVRA, encoded by the coding sequence GTGGCTGGAATAAATAGAATCCGGACTCTCTGGCTTCTCAGCGACGGAGCCTCCGGCCATCTCAGCCAGAGCCGCGGGATCGCCGAAGCCATCGGCCGCTTTTGCCCCGTCAGGACGTTCGAGATCACCCTGGAAGTCCGCCGCCGCTTCCTCAAGAGCCTGCTGCGGTTCCTCCTGCCGATATCCGCAAACCTCGCCCGGCGTCTGCTCAAGGTTGTCTACCGGATCGAGCTCCCCGTCGGCAGGCCGGACCTGATAGTCTCCTCGGGGGGCAATACCCTGCTGGCCAACGCCCTGCTCGGAGAGATTTTTGCCGTGCCGAATCTTTATAGCGGCACCCTGAAAAAATATCCGGCGCGCTGTTATAGCCGAATATTCAGCGTCACTCCCCAGGGGAGCGACAATAACGTGGTGCTCCCCCTTCCGCCGGTTCCCCTCCAACTGACCGAAAAGATGCCGCTCGCAGGTCCGGAGGCGCCCTGGCTGGTCTTGATCGGCGGCGACGGAGCAGGCTATCATTTCACAACGGCGGATTGGGAGCTGCTGGCCGACGGGATGAACCGGATCGCTCGGGATCTCGGCGTCCGCTGGCTGCTGACCACCTCCCGTCGCACCGGCGGCGAGGTCGAGAAGGTGCTGCAGACGAGGATCTCTCCGGATTCCCTCGAGGAGGCGGTTTATTTCGGCCAGACGCCGCGCCCGGTCGTCCGCGAGTTCCTCGGCCGGTGTCGGGGGGTTCTGGTCACCGAAGACAGTCTGACCATGGTCGCCGAGGCGATCTATTCCGGCCGCCCCGTGGTCACTCTCAGGCCGCGGCAGTCGCAGCCCGAAGGCAACGATGCCCTGGCGCTCGACGGGTATGCCGGAAGCAATCTGATCACCCGCCATGAAATCTCCGACCTCGGAGAGTTGAAACAGCTTCCGGCGGCCGTCTTCCGGCAGCATCCGGATGTCCCGGAGCTGATCTGGCAGAGCGTCCGCGGACTGCTGGGCGAGGGAAAGGACGTATCCGATGTCAGGGCTTGA